The proteins below are encoded in one region of Limnohabitans sp. 63ED37-2:
- the glmS gene encoding glutamine--fructose-6-phosphate transaminase (isomerizing), translating to MCGIVGAVSSRNIVPILVQGLQRLEYRGYDSCGVAVHAASLGGTGGLQRARSTSRVAELMDQVSADHIEGGTGIAHTRWATHGAPAVHNAHPHFSHGTGAADGKPGRVALVHNGIIENHEELRAALQAKGYVFLSQTDTEVISHLVDSVYNGDIFEAVKTAIRQLHGAYAIAVFHKDEPQRVIGARAGSPLILGVGQGETFLASDAMALAGVTDQIVYLEEGDVVDIQLGKYWVVDRDHKAVTRVVKTVHAHSGAAELGPYRHYMQKEIFEQPRAIADTLEGVEGITPELFGDGAYSTFKAIDNVLILACGTSYYSGCVAKYWIEAIAKVPCQVEIASEYRYRESVPNPNTLIVTITQSGETADTLAALRHAQSLGMMHTLTICNVSTSAMVRECKHAYVTRAGAEIGVASTKAFTTQLAGLFLLTLALAQTKGRLSGVEEAEHIKAMRHLPAALQAVLALEPQIIAWAEEFASKENALFLGRGTHYPIALEGALKLKEITYIHAEAYAAGELKHGPLALVTSAMPVVTVAPNDQLLEKLKSNMQEVRARGGVLYVLADGDTKIESSEGVNVIRMPEHYGVLSPILHVVPLQLLSYHTACARGTDVDKPRNLAKSVTVE from the coding sequence ATGTGTGGCATCGTCGGCGCCGTTTCTTCCCGCAACATCGTTCCCATCTTGGTGCAAGGCCTGCAGCGGCTCGAATACCGGGGTTATGACTCTTGTGGCGTGGCCGTGCATGCGGCCAGTTTGGGTGGCACGGGCGGCTTGCAACGTGCCCGCAGCACATCGCGCGTGGCCGAGTTGATGGACCAGGTGAGCGCCGACCACATCGAAGGCGGCACCGGCATCGCCCACACCCGCTGGGCCACACACGGTGCGCCTGCGGTGCACAACGCACACCCCCACTTCAGCCACGGCACGGGCGCAGCCGACGGAAAACCAGGCCGTGTGGCCCTGGTTCACAACGGCATCATCGAAAACCACGAAGAACTCCGGGCCGCCCTCCAAGCCAAGGGCTATGTGTTTTTGAGCCAGACCGACACCGAGGTCATCTCGCACCTGGTGGACAGCGTGTACAACGGCGATATTTTTGAAGCCGTCAAAACCGCCATCCGCCAACTGCATGGCGCCTACGCGATTGCCGTGTTCCACAAAGACGAGCCGCAACGCGTGATCGGTGCTCGTGCCGGTTCGCCGCTCATCTTGGGTGTGGGCCAAGGCGAAACCTTCTTGGCCAGCGACGCAATGGCATTGGCGGGTGTGACCGACCAAATCGTGTACCTGGAAGAGGGCGATGTGGTGGACATTCAGCTGGGCAAATACTGGGTGGTGGACCGCGACCACAAGGCCGTGACACGCGTGGTGAAGACCGTGCACGCCCACAGCGGTGCTGCTGAGTTGGGCCCCTACCGCCACTACATGCAAAAAGAAATCTTCGAGCAGCCGCGTGCGATTGCCGACACGCTCGAAGGCGTGGAAGGCATCACGCCCGAACTGTTTGGCGACGGCGCCTATTCCACATTCAAAGCCATCGACAACGTGTTGATCCTGGCCTGCGGCACCAGCTACTACAGCGGCTGCGTGGCCAAGTATTGGATCGAGGCGATCGCCAAAGTGCCGTGTCAAGTCGAGATCGCCAGCGAATACCGCTACCGCGAATCGGTGCCCAACCCCAACACGCTGATCGTCACCATCACCCAAAGCGGCGAGACCGCCGACACCCTGGCCGCGCTGCGCCACGCGCAAAGCCTGGGCATGATGCACACGCTCACCATTTGCAATGTGTCCACCAGCGCCATGGTGCGCGAGTGCAAACACGCCTATGTGACCCGCGCCGGGGCTGAGATCGGTGTGGCGTCGACCAAGGCCTTCACCACTCAGCTGGCGGGTTTGTTTTTGCTGACGCTGGCGCTGGCGCAGACCAAAGGTCGCTTGTCAGGGGTAGAGGAAGCCGAGCACATCAAAGCCATGCGCCACCTGCCCGCCGCGCTGCAAGCCGTGCTGGCGCTGGAGCCACAAATCATCGCGTGGGCCGAAGAATTCGCCAGCAAAGAAAACGCCCTGTTCTTGGGCCGCGGCACGCACTACCCCATCGCGCTGGAAGGGGCACTCAAGCTCAAAGAAATCACCTACATCCACGCCGAAGCCTATGCCGCAGGCGAGCTCAAACACGGCCCCTTGGCCTTGGTCACCAGCGCCATGCCGGTGGTGACGGTGGCGCCCAACGACCAGCTGCTGGAAAAGCTCAAAAGCAATATGCAAGAGGTGCGAGCCCGCGGTGGCGTGCTGTATGTGCTGGCCGACGGCGACACCAAGATCGAGAGCAGTGAAGGCGTGAACGTCATTCGCATGCCCGAACACTATGGTGTGTTGTCACCCATCTTGCATGTGGTGCCCTTACAGCTGTTGAGTTACCACACAGCGTGCGCACGCGGGACGGACGTGGACAAGCCGCGTAATTTGGCCAAGAGCGTGACGGTTGAGTGA
- a CDS encoding SET domain-containing protein, whose amino-acid sequence MSDIEVLTSRVHGKGVFATRHLTAGERVIEYVGEVITMAEALARHPHDAANPDHTFYFHLDDGRVIDALHGGNDSKWINHSCRPNCVPDEDRGRIFILTRRPVFKGEELTFDYGLVSDEPMSEALKARYACRCGVKKCRGTLLAT is encoded by the coding sequence TTGAGTGATATCGAAGTATTGACCTCTCGCGTTCACGGCAAAGGCGTGTTCGCCACGCGCCACCTGACCGCGGGCGAGCGGGTCATTGAATATGTGGGCGAGGTCATCACCATGGCCGAGGCGTTGGCTCGCCACCCGCATGATGCGGCCAACCCCGACCACACGTTTTACTTTCATCTGGACGATGGCCGGGTGATCGATGCGCTGCATGGCGGCAACGATTCCAAGTGGATCAACCACTCGTGCCGCCCCAATTGTGTGCCCGACGAGGACCGGGGGCGCATCTTCATTTTGACGCGCAGGCCCGTGTTCAAGGGCGAGGAGCTGACGTTTGACTACGGCCTGGTGAGCGACGAGCCCATGAGCGAGGCCTTGAAGGCGCGTTATGCCTGCCGCTGTGGGGTCAAAAAATGCCGGGGCACCCTGTTGGCGACTTGA
- the glmU gene encoding bifunctional UDP-N-acetylglucosamine diphosphorylase/glucosamine-1-phosphate N-acetyltransferase GlmU, with the protein MTAPIFPIDVVIMAAGKGTRMKSRLPKVLQRLAGVPLVQHVLGTAAQLNARSAVVITGHGADQVEPVVLAPSQALAVQCVRQEPQLGTGHAVQQAVPALADEGVVVVLSGDVPLTQADTLQALIAQCDGQQLALLTIDMADPTGYGRIVRQGEAVQAIVEHKDATEAQRQIQEVYSGIMAVPARLLKSWLGRIDNQNVQGEYYLTDVVKLAVADGVPVVAHKINDPVQVAGVNSPVQLAELERAHQLRQAHQLMEQGVRLKDPARFDLRGQLVCVQDVEIDVNCVFEGRVSLGEGVKIGANCVIANCTIAAGAVIHPFTHIDGEKLGVSVGEGALIGPFARLRPGAQLGAEVHIGNFVEVKNSTLAQGAKANHLAYLGDATVGERVNYGAGSITANYDGANKHRTVIEADVHIGSNCVLVAPVTIGAGGTVGGGSTITKSTEPGSLSVARGKQISIANWARPAKKPKG; encoded by the coding sequence ATGACCGCCCCCATCTTCCCCATCGACGTTGTCATCATGGCCGCCGGCAAAGGCACCCGCATGAAAAGCCGCCTGCCCAAAGTCCTGCAGCGCCTGGCGGGTGTGCCGCTGGTGCAGCATGTGCTGGGCACGGCGGCCCAATTGAACGCCCGCTCGGCCGTGGTCATCACAGGGCACGGTGCCGACCAGGTGGAGCCGGTGGTACTGGCCCCGAGCCAAGCGCTGGCGGTGCAGTGTGTGCGCCAAGAGCCCCAGCTGGGCACAGGTCACGCCGTGCAGCAGGCCGTGCCCGCATTGGCCGACGAAGGCGTGGTGGTGGTGTTGTCGGGCGATGTGCCCTTGACCCAAGCCGACACCTTGCAAGCCCTGATCGCCCAATGCGACGGCCAGCAGCTGGCGCTGCTCACCATCGACATGGCCGACCCCACGGGCTACGGCCGCATTGTTCGGCAGGGTGAAGCGGTGCAAGCCATCGTCGAACACAAAGACGCCACCGAAGCCCAGCGCCAAATCCAAGAGGTGTACAGCGGCATCATGGCCGTGCCCGCCCGGCTGCTCAAAAGCTGGCTGGGCCGCATCGACAACCAGAACGTGCAAGGCGAGTACTACCTGACCGACGTGGTCAAGCTCGCCGTGGCCGACGGTGTGCCGGTGGTGGCGCATAAGATCAACGACCCGGTGCAGGTGGCGGGCGTGAACAGCCCTGTGCAACTGGCCGAGCTCGAACGCGCCCACCAACTGCGCCAAGCCCACCAACTCATGGAACAAGGCGTGCGCCTGAAAGACCCCGCCCGTTTTGACCTGCGGGGCCAACTGGTCTGCGTACAAGATGTCGAGATCGATGTGAACTGCGTTTTTGAAGGCCGTGTGTCCTTGGGCGAAGGCGTGAAGATTGGCGCCAACTGCGTCATCGCCAACTGCACCATCGCGGCAGGCGCGGTGATCCACCCCTTTACCCACATCGATGGCGAAAAACTCGGCGTGTCGGTGGGCGAGGGCGCACTGATTGGCCCCTTTGCCCGCCTGCGCCCCGGTGCGCAACTGGGCGCCGAAGTGCACATCGGCAACTTTGTGGAAGTCAAAAACTCCACCCTGGCCCAAGGCGCCAAAGCCAACCACCTGGCCTATTTGGGCGATGCGACGGTGGGCGAGCGGGTGAACTACGGCGCGGGCAGCATCACCGCCAACTACGACGGCGCCAACAAACACCGCACCGTGATCGAGGCCGATGTGCACATCGGCAGCAACTGCGTGCTGGTGGCCCCGGTGACCATTGGCGCGGGTGGCACCGTGGGCGGCGGCTCGACCATCACCAAAAGCACCGAACCCGGCAGCTTGAGCGTTGCGCGGGGCAAGCAAATCAGCATTGCTAACTGGGCACGCCCAGCGAAAAAGCCAAAGGGCTGA
- a CDS encoding MBL fold metallo-hydrolase yields MARTSQLLYPQREPAPLRPAATVLLLRDGPQGIEVLMTRRSMTASFAPGAYVFPGGGIDAADAQAHGMAQRRPTQSDLHLTQAIAAIRESFEELGVLFARHAEGRWADALDIAAIDRKGPFASQCQARGLSLAAEQVFVLAHWITDRDLPRRFDVPFLVARMPEGQTPVADESEQFEPVWVRPADALARHEAGDFFMVYPTIRTLERLKAFANVEAVLQACAVNDEPLWTSCPRAGWLAGNEARYMEHEAPFGELALVSPDGQIQHHLDWQTDQAVPLLQNVQRLTAPNPGVMTGPGTNSYLVGDPNTGYIAIDPGPADNDHLQRIWRAAGGQIKAIVCTHSHPDHSPGAAPLQALCTNKPPILGLASRPTARANSRFTPERELADGEKLVLQGTSAQGDITHTLRVVHTPGHAANHLCLVLEEDGLLFSGDHVLNGSTTVIDPPDGHMGDYLASLDKLAAACQAGSIEFILPAHGHVLGFAHQAITYLKAHRLKREAKIAAAMQALPQGSLQEWVEKAYDDVPPRLWPVAARSLQAHVDHIREQALS; encoded by the coding sequence ATGGCACGCACCTCCCAACTCCTCTACCCCCAACGTGAACCTGCGCCCCTGCGCCCAGCCGCCACCGTGCTGCTGCTGCGCGACGGGCCACAAGGCATCGAAGTGCTGATGACCCGCCGCTCCATGACGGCCAGTTTCGCGCCCGGCGCCTATGTGTTCCCGGGCGGCGGCATCGACGCGGCCGATGCCCAGGCGCACGGCATGGCGCAGCGCCGCCCCACGCAAAGCGACCTGCACCTGACGCAAGCCATTGCGGCCATCCGCGAGAGCTTTGAAGAGCTGGGCGTTTTGTTCGCCCGCCATGCCGAAGGGCGCTGGGCCGATGCGCTTGACATTGCGGCCATCGACCGCAAAGGCCCTTTTGCGTCCCAATGCCAAGCCCGCGGCTTGAGCCTCGCTGCCGAGCAGGTCTTTGTGCTGGCCCACTGGATCACCGACCGCGACCTGCCGCGCCGCTTTGATGTGCCCTTTTTGGTGGCCCGCATGCCCGAAGGCCAAACCCCGGTGGCCGACGAATCCGAGCAGTTCGAGCCGGTTTGGGTGCGCCCAGCCGACGCGCTGGCCCGGCACGAAGCGGGTGATTTTTTCATGGTCTACCCCACCATCCGCACGCTGGAGCGCCTCAAAGCCTTTGCCAATGTGGAGGCGGTGCTGCAGGCCTGCGCCGTGAACGACGAACCGCTGTGGACCAGTTGCCCCCGTGCCGGTTGGCTGGCGGGCAACGAAGCGCGTTACATGGAGCACGAAGCCCCCTTTGGCGAGCTGGCCCTGGTCAGCCCAGATGGGCAAATCCAGCACCATCTGGACTGGCAGACCGACCAGGCCGTGCCGCTGCTGCAAAACGTCCAGCGCCTGACCGCCCCCAATCCCGGCGTGATGACCGGCCCCGGCACCAACAGCTATTTGGTGGGCGACCCGAACACCGGCTACATCGCCATCGACCCCGGCCCGGCCGACAACGACCACCTGCAACGCATCTGGCGTGCCGCAGGCGGGCAAATCAAAGCCATCGTCTGCACCCACTCCCACCCGGACCACTCGCCCGGTGCAGCCCCGCTGCAGGCGCTGTGCACAAACAAACCACCCATCCTGGGCCTGGCCTCGCGCCCCACCGCCCGCGCCAACAGCCGCTTCACGCCCGAGCGCGAACTGGCCGATGGCGAAAAACTGGTGCTGCAAGGCACGAGCGCCCAAGGCGACATCACCCACACCCTGCGCGTGGTCCACACGCCCGGCCACGCGGCCAACCACCTGTGCCTGGTGCTCGAAGAGGACGGCCTGCTGTTTTCGGGCGACCATGTGCTCAACGGCAGCACCACCGTGATCGACCCGCCCGACGGCCACATGGGCGACTACCTGGCTTCGCTGGACAAACTGGCCGCCGCTTGCCAGGCCGGGAGCATTGAATTCATCTTGCCCGCGCACGGCCATGTGCTGGGTTTTGCCCACCAAGCCATCACCTACCTGAAGGCGCATCGCTTGAAGCGCGAAGCCAAAATCGCCGCCGCCATGCAGGCCCTGCCCCAAGGCAGCTTGCAAGAGTGGGTGGAAAAAGCTTATGACGACGTGCCACCCCGCCTGTGGCCTGTGGCGGCCCGATCCCTGCAAGCGCATGTGGACCACATCCGCGAACAAGCGCTGTCTTGA
- a CDS encoding Lrp/AsnC family transcriptional regulator yields the protein MEPIELDTIDLQLLDSLQRDASLSNVALAEKVNVSPPTCLRRVKRLVDGGWIERQVAVLSTDRLAATLGHGLTALVEVSLDKQGSEHMDAFEARAVAHDAVQQCWRVSPGPDFMLVVQARDMPHYLAISQALFTQDTNVRNVKAFFATKRAKFTTTWPVLNLPTA from the coding sequence ATGGAACCCATCGAACTTGACACCATCGACCTGCAACTGCTCGACAGCCTGCAACGCGACGCCAGCCTGAGCAATGTGGCGCTGGCCGAAAAGGTCAATGTCTCGCCCCCCACTTGCCTGCGCCGGGTGAAGCGTCTGGTGGATGGCGGCTGGATCGAGCGGCAAGTGGCCGTGCTCAGCACCGACCGTCTCGCCGCCACGCTGGGCCACGGCCTGACGGCCTTGGTCGAAGTGTCTTTGGACAAACAAGGCAGCGAGCACATGGACGCCTTCGAAGCCCGCGCCGTGGCGCACGACGCGGTGCAGCAGTGCTGGCGCGTATCACCCGGGCCGGACTTCATGCTGGTGGTGCAGGCCCGCGACATGCCGCACTACCTGGCCATCAGCCAGGCGCTGTTCACGCAAGACACGAACGTGCGCAATGTGAAAGCGTTTTTTGCCACCAAACGGGCCAAGTTCACCACCACTTGGCCTGTCTTGAATTTGCCCACTGCTTAA
- the cysK gene encoding cysteine synthase A, giving the protein MKAHSILDTIGHTPHVRIQRLFGTGAHVWIKSERSNPGGSIKDRIALAMAEAAEKSGALKPGGTIVEPTSGNTGIGLAMVAAVKGYKLVLVMPDSMSIERRRLMLAYGASFDLTPRADGMKGAIARAQALVASTPGAWMPQQFENPANIEVHMRTTAQEILADFPEGIDALITGVGTGGHLTGTARVLKARFPQMKVFAVEPAASPVISGGAPAPHPIQGIGAGFIPKNLDTGLLDGVIQVDAEAAREYARRSAREEGMLVGISSGATLAAIAQKLPELPAGATVLGFNYDTGERYLSVEGFLPQG; this is encoded by the coding sequence ATGAAAGCCCACTCCATCCTCGACACCATCGGCCACACGCCCCATGTGCGCATCCAGCGCCTGTTTGGCACGGGCGCCCATGTCTGGATCAAATCCGAACGCAGCAACCCGGGCGGCTCCATCAAGGACCGCATTGCGCTGGCCATGGCCGAAGCGGCGGAAAAATCGGGGGCTTTAAAGCCCGGCGGCACCATCGTCGAGCCCACTTCGGGCAACACCGGCATCGGTTTGGCCATGGTGGCCGCCGTCAAAGGCTACAAGTTGGTGCTGGTCATGCCCGACAGCATGAGCATCGAGCGCCGCCGCCTGATGCTGGCCTATGGCGCGAGCTTTGACCTGACGCCCCGCGCCGACGGCATGAAAGGCGCCATTGCCCGGGCCCAGGCCTTGGTGGCCAGCACCCCCGGCGCGTGGATGCCCCAGCAGTTTGAAAACCCCGCCAACATCGAGGTGCATATGCGCACCACCGCACAAGAAATCCTGGCCGACTTCCCCGAGGGCATCGACGCCCTGATCACGGGCGTGGGCACAGGCGGGCACCTGACGGGCACTGCCCGCGTGCTCAAGGCGCGGTTTCCACAGATGAAAGTGTTTGCGGTCGAGCCAGCAGCATCGCCTGTGATCTCGGGCGGTGCGCCCGCACCCCACCCCATTCAAGGCATTGGCGCGGGCTTCATCCCCAAAAACCTGGACACGGGTCTGCTCGACGGCGTGATTCAGGTCGACGCCGAAGCCGCCCGCGAATACGCCCGCCGCTCGGCCCGCGAAGAAGGCATGCTGGTCGGCATCTCCTCGGGCGCCACCTTGGCCGCCATTGCGCAAAAACTGCCCGAGCTGCCCGCCGGGGCCACGGTGCTGGGCTTCAATTACGACACGGGCGAGCGTTATTTGTCGGTCGAAGGCTTCTTGCCTCAAGGATAA
- a CDS encoding S4 domain-containing protein — protein MISSEEGIRLAKRVAAEQNCSRREAEALIVAGGVQVGGKVVTDPARRVREEQTVLVNRLISMAALAPMTLLLFKPAHRVANLAWLQDTVGLKAPQPGLWGPERLAKMQMPLPLAKPASGLCIFTDDVGVLRHLEDRRSPMEQEWMATVSGEVPEGLIKALNGPGIRASINRQTDSLTVLRIAGKDIDGLGLGRWLDEKCPLQDLRRQRVGRIGLAPLEPGQWRQTEGHERF, from the coding sequence ATGATTTCCTCTGAAGAAGGCATTCGCCTGGCCAAACGCGTGGCCGCCGAGCAAAACTGCTCGCGCCGCGAAGCCGAAGCCCTGATCGTGGCCGGTGGCGTGCAGGTCGGGGGCAAAGTCGTGACCGATCCGGCCCGGCGAGTGCGTGAAGAACAAACCGTGTTGGTGAACCGCCTCATTTCCATGGCGGCACTCGCCCCCATGACCCTGTTGCTGTTCAAACCTGCGCACCGGGTGGCCAACCTGGCCTGGCTGCAAGACACCGTGGGGCTCAAAGCCCCCCAACCTGGCCTGTGGGGCCCCGAGCGCCTGGCCAAGATGCAAATGCCCCTGCCATTGGCCAAACCTGCCAGCGGTTTGTGCATCTTCACGGATGACGTGGGCGTGCTGCGCCACCTGGAAGACCGCCGCAGCCCCATGGAGCAGGAATGGATGGCCACCGTGAGCGGCGAGGTGCCAGAGGGCCTGATCAAGGCCCTGAACGGCCCGGGCATCCGCGCCAGCATCAACCGCCAAACCGACTCCCTCACGGTGCTGCGCATCGCGGGCAAAGACATCGATGGACTGGGCTTGGGCCGTTGGCTCGACGAAAAGTGCCCCCTGCAGGACCTGCGCCGCCAGCGCGTGGGCCGCATCGGTTTAGCCCCCCTGGAGCCGGGGCAATGGCGGCAAACAGAAGGACATGAAAGGTTTTAA
- a CDS encoding VF530 family DNA-binding protein, with the protein MTSLLPPQPRNPLHGLTLETIVTRLADFYGWDDLGQRIPIRCFTHDPSVSSSLKFLRKTPWAREKVESLYLFMLRDQKRQGF; encoded by the coding sequence ATGACTTCACTGCTGCCCCCTCAACCACGCAACCCGCTGCACGGCCTGACCTTAGAGACCATCGTCACCCGATTGGCCGACTTTTATGGCTGGGACGATCTGGGCCAACGCATTCCGATTCGCTGCTTCACACACGATCCCAGCGTGAGTTCCAGCCTCAAGTTTTTGCGCAAAACTCCCTGGGCGCGTGAGAAAGTGGAAAGCCTTTACCTGTTCATGCTGCGCGACCAAAAGCGTCAGGGCTTTTGA
- a CDS encoding Rrf2 family transcriptional regulator, translating into MRLSTKSRFAVTAMIDVALREDRGPVSLAAISTRHQISLSYLEQLFSKLRQQGLVESTRGPGGGYSLSRNAEKITMADIVGAVDAPTDEEAAAEGGWMNSELWSSLNEKMLTHLQSITLRQLVAEQRTKGVTVEPAPQPAVKRGVFAKPKSPIKITAPNSVFALAGSLMPSRG; encoded by the coding sequence ATGCGTTTGAGCACCAAAAGCCGATTTGCCGTGACCGCCATGATCGATGTGGCGTTGCGAGAAGACCGTGGCCCCGTTTCCTTGGCGGCCATCAGCACACGCCACCAGATTTCACTCTCCTACTTGGAACAACTTTTCAGCAAACTTCGCCAACAGGGTCTGGTCGAGAGCACCCGCGGGCCGGGTGGCGGTTATTCGCTGTCACGCAATGCTGAAAAAATCACCATGGCCGACATCGTGGGCGCTGTTGATGCCCCCACCGATGAAGAGGCTGCAGCCGAAGGCGGCTGGATGAACAGCGAGCTGTGGTCCAGCTTGAATGAAAAAATGCTGACCCACCTGCAGTCCATCACCCTGCGCCAACTGGTGGCCGAGCAGCGCACCAAAGGTGTGACCGTTGAGCCTGCCCCCCAACCGGCGGTCAAGCGCGGTGTCTTTGCCAAGCCCAAAAGCCCCATCAAGATCACGGCACCCAATTCGGTGTTTGCTCTGGCTGGCAGCCTGATGCCCTCTCGCGGCTGA
- a CDS encoding NAD(P)/FAD-dependent oxidoreductase, whose translation MIRISELKLPLSALPIESRRAADAPSETDEDRLPTPHPIEALRQLAAQALGISAADIATLHVFKRSFDARKADLLAVYIVDLSLHDAPTEHRLLQQFEKNPHIQPTPDMTWHPPCQAPASFGAQEGERPVVVGFGPCGMFAALALAQMGFKPIVLERGKPVRERTKDTWGLWRKKVLNPESNVQFGEGGAGTFSDGKLYSQIKDPRHLGRKVMDEFVKAGAPADILYAAHPHIGTFKLVKVVEHIREQIIALGGEIRFEQRVSDVLLAPTASGQQLTGLLVQDLRTGQSQALHTRHAVIALGHSSRDTFVMLHRRGVAMQAKAFSIGVRIEHPQSVIDQARWGRHAGHPLLGAADYKLVHHAQNGRAVYSFCMCPGGTVVAATSEPGRVVTNGMSQYSRNERNANAGMVVAIDPPDYPQDTASWQAAFGEQDGTHLAQEAAALAAQQPPQAHPLAGIVLQRQLETRAFEVGGSNYEAPGQLVGDFLAKRPSTTWGSVLPSYKPGVKLVDLAEVLPGYAIEAMREALPVFGRKIKGYDMADAVMTGVETRTSSPLRIPRGDDHQSTNTQGLYPAGEGASYAGGILSAGVDGIKVAESLARSLCSFTQNPCTEHQKNL comes from the coding sequence ATGATCCGGATTTCAGAACTCAAACTCCCCTTGTCGGCCCTGCCGATTGAATCGCGCCGCGCGGCCGATGCACCGTCCGAAACCGACGAAGACCGGCTGCCCACGCCGCACCCCATCGAAGCTCTGCGCCAACTGGCGGCCCAGGCCCTGGGCATCAGCGCTGCCGACATCGCCACCCTTCACGTCTTCAAACGCAGCTTTGACGCCCGCAAGGCCGACTTGCTGGCGGTTTACATCGTTGACCTGTCGCTGCATGACGCACCCACCGAACACCGCTTGCTGCAGCAGTTTGAAAAGAACCCGCACATCCAGCCCACACCTGACATGACTTGGCACCCGCCTTGCCAAGCTCCGGCCAGTTTTGGTGCGCAAGAAGGCGAGCGCCCGGTGGTGGTGGGCTTTGGGCCTTGTGGCATGTTCGCGGCGCTGGCGTTGGCGCAAATGGGCTTCAAGCCCATCGTGCTGGAGCGCGGCAAGCCCGTGCGTGAACGCACCAAGGACACCTGGGGCCTTTGGCGCAAAAAGGTCCTCAACCCCGAGAGCAATGTGCAGTTTGGCGAAGGCGGTGCAGGCACCTTCAGTGACGGCAAGCTCTACAGCCAGATCAAAGACCCGCGCCATCTGGGCCGCAAGGTCATGGACGAATTCGTCAAGGCAGGAGCGCCCGCCGACATCCTGTACGCCGCGCACCCGCACATCGGCACCTTCAAGTTGGTCAAGGTGGTCGAGCACATCCGCGAACAAATCATCGCGCTGGGCGGCGAGATCCGATTTGAGCAGCGCGTGAGCGATGTGCTGCTCGCACCCACCGCAAGCGGCCAACAGCTCACCGGGCTGCTGGTGCAAGACTTGCGCACGGGCCAAAGCCAGGCCTTGCACACGCGCCACGCCGTCATAGCCCTGGGCCACAGTTCGCGCGACACCTTTGTCATGCTGCACCGCCGTGGCGTGGCCATGCAAGCCAAAGCGTTTTCGATTGGCGTGCGCATCGAGCACCCCCAAAGCGTGATCGACCAAGCCCGCTGGGGCCGCCACGCAGGCCACCCGCTGTTGGGTGCGGCCGACTACAAACTCGTGCACCACGCGCAAAACGGCCGCGCGGTCTACAGCTTCTGCATGTGCCCCGGTGGCACTGTGGTGGCGGCCACCAGCGAGCCGGGCCGTGTGGTCACCAACGGCATGAGCCAGTACTCGCGCAACGAGCGAAATGCCAACGCAGGCATGGTGGTGGCCATCGACCCACCCGACTACCCACAGGACACCGCTTCCTGGCAAGCCGCTTTTGGCGAACAAGACGGCACGCATCTGGCGCAAGAGGCCGCAGCCCTGGCTGCGCAGCAGCCACCCCAAGCACACCCGCTGGCAGGCATCGTGCTGCAGCGCCAACTCGAAACACGCGCCTTTGAAGTGGGCGGTAGCAACTACGAAGCGCCCGGCCAGCTGGTGGGCGACTTTTTGGCCAAGCGCCCCTCCACCACCTGGGGCAGCGTGCTGCCGTCTTACAAACCCGGCGTGAAGCTGGTTGATCTGGCCGAGGTGTTGCCGGGCTACGCGATCGAAGCCATGCGCGAAGCGCTGCCCGTGTTTGGCCGCAAGATCAAAGGCTATGACATGGCGGACGCGGTGATGACCGGGGTGGAAACACGCACCTCATCGCCCCTGCGCATTCCGCGTGGCGACGACCACCAAAGCACCAACACACAAGGCCTGTACCCGGCAGGCGAAGGCGCCAGTTACGCGGGCGGCATTTTGTCGGCGGGGGTGGACGGCATCAAGGTGGCTGAGTCTTTGGCCAGATCTTTGTGTTCATTCACACAAAATCCTTGTACTGAACACCAAAAGAATCTTTGA